The Amycolatopsis viridis genome window below encodes:
- a CDS encoding ABC transporter permease: MPERSTTETAATAQLADNAPKPQVEREFTVRERGQFQLVLRRFLQHRLAVASLVLLLLIVLLAYVGGWLWKYGPDDITPDNSQPPSGAHPFGTDAVGKDMLANVLRGTQISLQISVLVAIFSTVVGTIWGAVAGYYRGWIDTVLMRISDLVLTLPLLAVAAVLAHNVGGSWWLIAVVIAGLYWAYVSRVARGVVLSLREKEFVEAARALGAGDARIIFRHLVPNALGSVIVNATILVSIGILLETALSFLGFGVRPPDTSLGLLVSAAQTAVDTRPWLFYFPGLFIILIALTINFIGDGLRDAFDPQQTKVRA, from the coding sequence ATGCCTGAGCGCTCAACCACCGAGACCGCCGCGACCGCCCAGCTCGCGGACAACGCGCCGAAACCGCAGGTCGAGCGCGAGTTCACCGTCCGGGAACGCGGCCAGTTCCAGCTCGTCCTGCGCCGGTTCCTGCAGCACCGGCTGGCCGTGGCCAGCCTCGTCCTCCTGCTGCTGATCGTGCTGCTGGCCTACGTCGGCGGCTGGCTGTGGAAGTACGGGCCGGACGACATCACGCCCGACAACTCGCAGCCGCCGTCGGGGGCGCACCCGTTCGGCACCGATGCAGTCGGCAAGGACATGCTCGCGAACGTCCTGCGCGGCACCCAGATCTCGCTGCAGATCTCCGTGCTGGTGGCGATCTTCTCGACGGTCGTCGGCACGATCTGGGGTGCGGTCGCCGGGTACTACCGCGGCTGGATCGACACCGTGCTGATGCGCATCTCCGACCTGGTGCTCACGCTGCCGCTGCTCGCCGTCGCCGCCGTGCTCGCGCACAACGTGGGCGGCAGCTGGTGGCTGATCGCGGTCGTCATCGCCGGCCTGTACTGGGCCTACGTGTCCCGGGTCGCCCGTGGCGTGGTGCTGTCGCTGCGGGAGAAGGAGTTCGTCGAGGCGGCCCGCGCCCTCGGCGCCGGCGACGCCCGGATCATCTTCCGGCACCTCGTGCCGAACGCACTGGGCTCGGTGATCGTGAACGCGACCATCCTGGTGTCCATCGGCATCCTGCTGGAGACCGCGCTGTCGTTCCTCGGCTTCGGCGTGCGGCCGCCGGACACCTCGCTCGGCCTGCTGGTGAGCGCCGCGCAGACCGCGGTCGACACCCGCCCGTGGCTGTTCTACTTCCCGGGCCTGTTCATCATCCTGATCGCGCTGACGATCAACTTCATCGGGGACGGGCTCCGCGACGCGTTCGACCCCCAGCAGACGAAGGTGCGCGCATGA
- a CDS encoding ABC transporter permease produces the protein MLAFALRRLLVSVPILVLSTFLVFVMVSLSANPLDPLITRNPPPPPQTLAAEAHRLHLDQPLMERYWNWITGIFRGDFGPSVNSTTDIGHEILSRFGVTFRLIFLAMIIALILAIVVGAVSAVKQYSKLDYTATFFGFLFLSMPAFWLAVLLKQAGISINNSTGGQVFYTIGASSIYVQGGFWAHLGDVLGHMILPTISLALISYASWSRFQRGSMLEVLNSDYVRLARAKGLSRGVVMRRHALRNALIPLTTVTALDLASIISGAVVTEKVFQWQGAGSFLLDAISQSDVYAVEAWLLISATFVILFNLVADLLYGVLDPRIRHA, from the coding sequence ATGCTCGCCTTCGCCTTGCGCCGGCTGCTCGTGTCGGTGCCGATCCTCGTCCTGTCGACGTTCCTCGTCTTCGTGATGGTGTCGCTGTCGGCCAACCCGCTCGATCCCCTCATCACGCGGAACCCACCCCCACCACCGCAGACCCTGGCTGCCGAAGCCCACCGGCTGCACCTGGACCAGCCGCTCATGGAGCGCTACTGGAACTGGATCACCGGCATCTTCCGCGGTGACTTCGGCCCGTCCGTGAACTCCACGACGGACATCGGGCACGAGATCCTCTCCCGCTTCGGCGTCACCTTCCGCCTGATCTTCCTCGCGATGATCATCGCGCTGATCCTGGCGATCGTCGTCGGTGCCGTGAGCGCCGTGAAGCAGTACTCGAAGCTGGACTACACGGCCACCTTCTTCGGTTTCCTCTTCCTGTCGATGCCCGCGTTCTGGCTCGCGGTGCTCCTCAAGCAGGCCGGGATTTCGATCAACAACAGCACCGGCGGCCAGGTCTTCTACACCATCGGCGCGAGCTCGATCTACGTGCAGGGCGGCTTCTGGGCCCACCTCGGCGACGTACTGGGGCACATGATCCTGCCGACCATTTCGCTGGCGCTGATCTCCTACGCGTCGTGGAGCCGGTTCCAGCGCGGGTCCATGCTCGAGGTGCTCAACAGCGACTACGTGCGGCTCGCCCGCGCCAAGGGCCTGTCGCGCGGCGTGGTGATGCGGCGCCACGCGCTCCGCAACGCCCTCATCCCGCTGACCACGGTCACCGCACTGGACCTGGCGTCCATCATCTCCGGCGCCGTCGTGACCGAGAAGGTGTTCCAGTGGCAGGGCGCGGGCAGCTTCCTGCTCGACGCCATCTCCCAGAGCGACGTGTACGCCGTCGAAGCGTGGCTGCTCATCTCGGCGACCTTCGTCATCCTGTTCAACCTTGTCGCCGACCTGCTGTACGGCGTGCTCGACCCGAGGATCCGCCATGCCTGA
- a CDS encoding ABC transporter family substrate-binding protein translates to MLGKTKSRAAGIGALAATAALVLAACGGGGGGNSGVQTGQAFAQCDSSPNTCNSAAADQLQDGGDVTMAIEKNIANWNVTSAEGNVFETGMVTKGLLPYTYYTSPDLKPVLNPDFVTSADITSTNPQTVVYKLNPKAVWSDGTPFNADDFIYNWKVQNGKDCPDCAPANTSGYEQISSVVGSDNGKTVTVTFAKPYTDWKNLWSSSGAIYPAHLAAQHGDLNSPAGLAESYKWFGETVPTWSGGPWKVDNFQNNVSLTMVPNPSWWGAKPHLSRVIFRIITDASQEPTALQNHEVQVIYPQPQVDLVNQVRNIPGVSSYIGLGLTWEHIDFNLKNPALANKALRQALFTAVDVQATINKTVGQFTNKVKPLGSHNFVPGQEGYKDVVSATGQGSGDINKAKQILTGAGYKLQGNQLIDPSGAPVPTLRMRYTVGNQIRQNECELFQQAASQLGVKVDIVPTDSLGKTTSSGDFDVIVFAWVASPFPFNNAAQNWPSGSASNYGKYSNPQVDSLIAQSNTETDQAKATDALNQADQLMSEDAYVLPLYQKPTFIASYDNVANVRNNSTLDGPVYNMQEWGIRKG, encoded by the coding sequence ATGTTAGGGAAGACGAAGTCACGCGCCGCCGGTATCGGCGCGCTGGCCGCGACCGCAGCGCTGGTCCTCGCCGCGTGCGGCGGTGGCGGTGGGGGCAACAGCGGCGTGCAGACGGGGCAGGCCTTCGCCCAGTGCGACTCCAGCCCGAACACCTGCAACTCGGCCGCCGCCGACCAGTTGCAGGACGGCGGTGACGTCACGATGGCGATCGAGAAGAACATCGCGAACTGGAACGTCACCTCGGCCGAAGGCAACGTCTTCGAGACCGGGATGGTGACCAAGGGCCTGCTGCCCTACACCTACTACACGTCGCCGGACCTCAAGCCGGTCCTCAACCCGGACTTCGTGACCTCGGCGGACATCACCAGCACGAACCCGCAGACGGTGGTCTACAAGCTCAACCCGAAGGCGGTCTGGTCCGACGGCACCCCGTTCAACGCCGACGACTTCATCTACAACTGGAAGGTCCAGAACGGCAAGGACTGCCCGGACTGCGCGCCCGCCAACACCTCCGGTTACGAGCAGATCTCCTCGGTGGTCGGCTCGGACAACGGCAAGACGGTCACCGTGACCTTCGCCAAGCCGTACACCGACTGGAAGAACCTGTGGAGCTCGAGCGGCGCGATCTACCCCGCGCACCTGGCCGCCCAGCACGGTGACCTGAACAGCCCGGCCGGCCTGGCCGAGTCGTACAAGTGGTTCGGCGAGACCGTTCCGACCTGGTCCGGCGGCCCCTGGAAGGTGGACAACTTCCAGAACAACGTGTCGCTGACGATGGTGCCGAACCCGTCCTGGTGGGGCGCCAAGCCGCACCTGTCGCGGGTGATCTTCCGGATCATCACCGACGCCTCGCAAGAGCCGACGGCCCTGCAGAACCACGAGGTGCAGGTCATCTACCCGCAGCCGCAGGTCGACCTGGTCAACCAGGTGCGCAACATCCCGGGCGTGTCCTCCTACATCGGCCTCGGCCTCACCTGGGAGCACATCGACTTCAACCTGAAGAACCCGGCGCTGGCCAACAAGGCACTGCGTCAGGCGCTGTTCACCGCGGTCGATGTCCAGGCCACGATCAACAAGACCGTCGGCCAGTTCACCAACAAGGTGAAGCCGCTGGGGAGCCACAACTTCGTGCCAGGCCAGGAGGGTTACAAGGACGTCGTGTCCGCCACCGGCCAGGGTTCCGGTGACATCAACAAGGCGAAGCAGATCCTCACCGGCGCCGGCTACAAGCTGCAGGGCAACCAGCTGATCGACCCGAGCGGTGCGCCGGTGCCGACCCTGCGCATGCGCTACACGGTGGGCAACCAGATCCGCCAGAACGAGTGCGAGCTGTTCCAGCAGGCCGCTAGCCAGCTGGGCGTCAAGGTCGACATCGTGCCGACCGACTCCCTGGGCAAGACGACCAGCAGCGGTGACTTCGACGTGATCGTGTTCGCGTGGGTCGCCTCGCCGTTCCCGTTCAACAACGCCGCGCAGAACTGGCCCAGCGGGTCCGCCAGCAACTACGGCAAGTACAGCAACCCGCAGGTCGACAGCCTGATCGCGCAGTCCAACACCGAGACCGACCAGGCCAAGGCGACCGACGCGCTCAACCAGGCCGACCAGCTGATGTCCGAGGACGCGTACGTGCTTCCGCTGTACCAGAAGCCGACCTTCATCGCGTCGTACGACAACGTCGCCAACGTTCGCAACAACTCGACCCTCGACGGGCCGGTCTACAACATGCAGGAATGGGGCATCCGGAAGGGCTGA
- the mshB gene encoding N-acetyl-1-D-myo-inositol-2-amino-2-deoxy-alpha-D-glucopyranoside deacetylase has translation MTTTADRRLLLVHAHPDDESITTGGTIARYAAEGVDVTLVTCTLGEEGEIIPKGLDQLGAWAGDQLGGYRSGELAAAGRALGLTRQCYLGGIGRWRDSGMAGTPSAEHPRAFSGGDQREQAAQLRAVLDEVRPQVVVTYDAFGGYGHPDHVQAHAVTMIAAADAPYVRRVFHIAASRDALARGVARLREEPGLPWRLPADGELPTTPDEEITTAIDVRGHLDAKIAALAAHETQVSVRPPAFALSNGIAQPIGEVEHYVLVHGPAEGAGHDLFGGL, from the coding sequence GTGACCACTACCGCTGACCGCCGGCTTCTCCTCGTGCACGCCCACCCCGACGACGAGAGCATCACCACCGGTGGGACCATCGCCCGCTACGCCGCAGAAGGTGTCGACGTAACCCTCGTGACCTGCACACTTGGCGAGGAGGGGGAGATCATTCCGAAGGGTCTGGACCAGCTCGGCGCGTGGGCGGGGGACCAGCTCGGCGGCTACCGGTCCGGGGAGCTCGCGGCGGCCGGACGGGCACTGGGGTTGACCCGCCAGTGTTATCTGGGGGGTATCGGCCGGTGGCGTGATTCGGGCATGGCGGGCACGCCGTCGGCGGAGCACCCGCGCGCCTTTTCCGGAGGAGATCAACGTGAGCAGGCGGCCCAGTTGCGTGCCGTTCTGGACGAGGTGCGCCCCCAGGTGGTGGTCACCTACGACGCCTTCGGCGGGTACGGGCACCCGGACCACGTCCAGGCACACGCAGTAACCATGATCGCCGCGGCCGATGCCCCGTACGTGCGACGCGTCTTCCACATCGCCGCCTCCCGGGATGCGCTCGCCCGCGGCGTGGCGCGGTTGCGGGAGGAGCCCGGCCTGCCGTGGCGGCTGCCGGCCGACGGCGAGCTGCCCACCACCCCGGACGAGGAGATCACCACCGCGATCGACGTGCGCGGTCACCTCGATGCCAAGATCGCCGCACTGGCCGCGCACGAGACGCAGGTCAGCGTGCGCCCGCCGGCGTTCGCGCTGTCCAACGGCATCGCGCAGCCGATCGGCGAGGTCGAGCACTACGTCCTCGTGCACGGCCCGGCCGAGGGTGCCGGGCACGACCTGTTCGGAGGGCTGTAG
- a CDS encoding site-2 protease family protein encodes MQRSAVRPSPVFFGILALTVVGGLLATFGEPRTDDTMTVAGVFILVVGGWALSLTLHEFGHAFVAYKGGDYEVVSKGYLNMDVRRYTDPVLSLLLPLLFLVIGGIPLPGGAVWINRWALRNRAFASWTSLAGPLTNLLFGIVLAVAVQLVPMPITLLVGLSFLALLQIATFVLNILPVPGLDGYGAIEPYLSPDAREFGAKARPWAPLILFALLFAVPAVGAAFWEVVYWLYGVCGGNAYTARLGGQTFQFWR; translated from the coding sequence GTGCAACGATCCGCGGTCCGACCCAGTCCCGTCTTCTTCGGCATTCTCGCACTCACCGTGGTGGGTGGCCTACTCGCGACGTTCGGCGAGCCCCGCACCGACGACACCATGACGGTGGCGGGCGTCTTCATCCTCGTCGTCGGCGGATGGGCGCTGTCCCTCACGCTGCACGAGTTCGGGCACGCCTTCGTGGCCTACAAGGGAGGTGACTACGAGGTCGTCTCCAAGGGCTACCTGAACATGGACGTCCGGCGCTACACGGACCCGGTCCTGTCCCTGTTGCTGCCGCTGCTCTTCCTCGTCATCGGCGGGATCCCGCTCCCCGGCGGCGCGGTGTGGATCAACCGGTGGGCACTGCGCAACCGGGCGTTCGCGTCGTGGACCTCGCTGGCCGGCCCCCTGACGAACCTGCTGTTCGGCATCGTGCTGGCCGTGGCGGTGCAGCTGGTGCCGATGCCCATCACCCTGCTGGTGGGACTGTCCTTCCTGGCCCTGCTGCAGATCGCGACGTTCGTGCTGAACATCCTGCCCGTGCCGGGCCTGGACGGGTACGGCGCGATCGAGCCCTACCTGTCCCCCGACGCGCGCGAGTTCGGCGCGAAGGCCCGCCCGTGGGCTCCGCTGATCCTGTTCGCCCTGCTGTTCGCGGTCCCCGCGGTCGGAGCCGCGTTCTGGGAGGTCGTGTACTGGCTCTACGGCGTGTGCGGCGGCAACGCCTACACGGCCCGGCTCGGCGGCCAGACCTTCCAGTTCTGGCGCTAG
- a CDS encoding WhiB family transcriptional regulator, protein MGELVDLFDNDEPPEWQDRALCAQTDPEAFFPEKGGSTREAKRICQGCEVKGECLEYALAHDERFGIWGGLSERERRKLKKRAV, encoded by the coding sequence CTGGGCGAGCTCGTCGACCTCTTCGACAACGACGAGCCCCCCGAGTGGCAGGACCGCGCCTTGTGCGCGCAGACCGACCCCGAGGCGTTCTTCCCGGAGAAGGGCGGCTCGACCCGTGAGGCGAAGCGAATCTGTCAGGGCTGCGAAGTGAAGGGCGAATGCCTGGAGTACGCGCTGGCCCACGACGAGCGCTTCGGCATCTGGGGTGGTCTGTCCGAACGGGAGCGTCGCAAGCTGAAAAAGCGGGCTGTGTAA
- a CDS encoding metallopeptidase family protein: MARSSRHRRRVRRDRHGRGLRGPLYPASLPAAASRAEKFDQLVLDALEPIEARWRDQLTKLDVAVDDVPEIRGGGAPEDDGVLHDGAVPLSRLVPAGVDRTGLPTRARIVLYRRPLEARAKDPGELADLVHDVLVEQVAGYLGVEPDVIEGE; this comes from the coding sequence ATGGCTCGAAGTTCCCGGCATCGGCGGCGTGTCCGCCGGGACCGGCACGGCCGCGGGCTGCGCGGGCCGCTGTACCCGGCGAGCCTGCCCGCTGCGGCCAGCCGTGCGGAGAAGTTCGACCAGCTCGTGCTCGACGCGCTGGAGCCGATCGAGGCCCGGTGGCGGGACCAGCTGACGAAGCTCGACGTCGCGGTCGACGACGTCCCGGAGATCCGCGGCGGCGGTGCCCCCGAGGACGACGGGGTGCTGCACGACGGGGCAGTGCCGCTGTCCCGGCTGGTCCCGGCGGGTGTCGACCGGACGGGCCTGCCGACGCGCGCGCGGATCGTGCTGTACCGCCGGCCCCTCGAGGCGCGCGCCAAGGACCCGGGCGAACTGGCGGACCTGGTGCACGACGTGCTGGTCGAGCAGGTGGCGGGCTACCTGGGCGTCGAACCGGACGTCATCGAGGGCGAGTAG
- a CDS encoding DUF3499 domain-containing protein: MSSVRKCSRTGCLNPAVATLTYAYSDSTAVVGPLATASEPHSYDLCEEHALRLTAPRGWEVVRHEGEFAAPDRSDDELTALAEAVREAGRSDKPAPPPEPEGPSGRRGHLRVLPDPIS; this comes from the coding sequence GTGTCGAGCGTACGAAAGTGTTCGCGAACGGGGTGCCTGAACCCGGCCGTCGCCACGCTTACCTACGCCTACAGCGATTCGACCGCGGTGGTCGGTCCCCTCGCGACGGCGTCCGAGCCGCATTCCTACGACCTGTGCGAGGAGCACGCGCTCCGGCTGACCGCACCCCGGGGCTGGGAGGTCGTCCGGCACGAGGGCGAGTTCGCCGCGCCGGACCGCTCCGACGACGAGCTCACGGCGCTGGCCGAGGCCGTCCGCGAGGCCGGCCGGTCCGACAAGCCCGCCCCGCCCCCGGAGCCGGAGGGACCCTCCGGGCGGCGTGGGCACCTGCGGGTGCTGCCCGACCCGATCTCGTAG
- a CDS encoding phosphomannomutase/phosphoglucomutase, whose translation MSDLSAIVKAYDIRGVVGEQLDAGLVRDFGAAFALLIKPESPSVVIGHDMRESSPGLAAAFAEGVTSQGLDVVSIGLCSTDELYFASGSLNLPGAMFTASHNPAKYNGIKLCRAGAAPVGQESGLAEIRDTVEQGVPEFAGQPGSVTERDVLPDYAAYLRRLVDLSGSRPLKIVVDAGNGMGGHTVPTVFEGLPIEIVPMYFELDGSFPNHEANPLDPKNLVDLQAKVREVGADAGLAFDGDADRCFVVDENGDPVSPSAVTALVAVRELAKEPGATIIHNLITSQAVPEIVAENGGKPVRTRVGHSFIKQEMATTGAIFGGEHSAHYYFRDFWRADTGMLAALHVLAALGEQDGPLSELTAEYSRYAASGEINSTVDDQVAKQLAVKDAFARRPGAEIDEVDGLTVKLPGKAWFNLRPSNTEPLLRLNVEAADADAVRALTDEVLAIVRS comes from the coding sequence GTGTCAGACCTGTCGGCCATCGTCAAGGCCTACGACATCCGTGGCGTCGTCGGCGAGCAACTCGACGCCGGCCTGGTTCGGGACTTCGGCGCGGCCTTCGCGTTGCTGATCAAGCCCGAGTCGCCGTCGGTGGTGATCGGCCACGACATGCGTGAGTCTTCCCCGGGGCTGGCCGCCGCGTTCGCCGAGGGTGTCACCTCGCAGGGGCTCGACGTCGTGTCGATCGGCCTGTGCAGCACCGACGAGCTCTACTTCGCCTCCGGCTCGCTCAACCTGCCCGGCGCGATGTTCACGGCCAGCCACAACCCGGCCAAGTACAACGGCATCAAGCTCTGCCGCGCGGGCGCCGCCCCGGTGGGGCAGGAGTCCGGGCTCGCCGAGATCCGCGACACCGTCGAGCAGGGTGTGCCGGAGTTCGCCGGGCAGCCCGGCAGCGTCACCGAGCGGGACGTGCTGCCGGACTACGCCGCCTACCTGCGCCGGCTCGTGGACCTCTCCGGCAGCCGCCCGCTGAAGATCGTCGTGGACGCCGGCAACGGCATGGGTGGCCACACGGTTCCGACGGTCTTCGAGGGCCTGCCCATCGAGATCGTGCCGATGTACTTCGAGCTCGACGGCAGCTTCCCCAACCACGAGGCCAATCCCCTGGACCCGAAGAACCTGGTCGACCTGCAGGCCAAGGTCCGCGAGGTGGGTGCGGACGCCGGGCTGGCCTTCGACGGCGATGCCGACCGCTGCTTCGTCGTCGACGAGAACGGCGACCCGGTGTCACCGAGCGCCGTCACCGCGCTGGTCGCGGTGCGCGAGCTGGCCAAGGAGCCGGGCGCGACGATCATCCACAACCTGATCACCTCGCAGGCGGTGCCGGAGATCGTCGCCGAAAACGGGGGCAAGCCGGTGCGCACCCGGGTCGGGCACTCGTTCATCAAGCAGGAGATGGCCACGACCGGCGCGATCTTCGGCGGCGAGCACTCCGCCCACTACTACTTCCGCGACTTCTGGCGCGCCGACACCGGCATGCTGGCCGCCCTGCACGTGCTGGCCGCGCTCGGCGAGCAGGACGGGCCGCTGTCCGAGCTGACCGCGGAGTACTCGCGGTACGCGGCCTCCGGCGAGATCAACTCGACCGTGGACGACCAGGTCGCCAAGCAGCTCGCGGTCAAGGACGCGTTCGCGCGCCGTCCCGGCGCCGAGATCGACGAGGTGGACGGCCTGACGGTGAAGCTGCCCGGCAAGGCGTGGTTCAACCTGCGCCCGTCCAACACCGAGCCGCTGCTGCGGCTCAACGTCGAGGCCGCCGACGCCGACGCGGTCCGCGCGCTGACCGACGAAGTCCTCGCGATCGTTCGCAGCTAG
- a CDS encoding Trm112 family protein: protein MAVALDAQLLEILACPSDDHAPLRPGTASDPEADALTCTSCGREFPVRDGIPVLLLDEATLPGESRADGA, encoded by the coding sequence ATGGCAGTCGCGCTCGATGCCCAGTTGCTGGAGATCCTGGCGTGCCCGTCGGACGACCACGCGCCGCTGCGGCCGGGAACGGCGAGCGACCCGGAGGCCGACGCGCTGACGTGCACCTCCTGCGGCCGTGAGTTCCCGGTCCGGGACGGGATCCCGGTCCTGCTGCTCGACGAGGCCACGCTTCCAGGTGAGTCCCGTGCCGATGGTGCTTGA